A genomic window from Panicum hallii strain FIL2 unplaced genomic scaffold, PHallii_v3.1 scaffold_227, whole genome shotgun sequence includes:
- the LOC112878651 gene encoding uncharacterized protein LOC112878651: protein MSSLPFPHRFQSQAQLNSMRHLLGRFAPTQAGKLRAGKIPLRDLAAGEFVLFNSFIMCGLRHQSGDPAPSLRRNPRRRPQTGPPPGSTPETSGPRGPELEATTPPRPEAAPQEEDARPAAAAEAPAAAPGAEAKPSPAEPAAEGVAAAAEAAAPETAEVAETAAPEAAEVTSAAAPPAEVEEPEVVLGRPLLPSAAEIPLPRLLAKCQQAQEELEAGIRREWEKLDAEYFRLSDWERRLGDHIKSATARHTEERAKLVLECELLQEQLQKARDREAAAFQREKAATRREAVALEQQIAAEEKMLAATEKEQAALELAN from the exons ATGTcttcacttcctttcccgcaccgcttccagagccaggcgCAGCTGAACTCTATGCGCCACCTTCTTGGACGGTTCGCGCCGACGCAAGCCGGGAAGCTTAGGGCCGGCAAGatccccctccgcgaccttgccgcgggggagtttgtTCTCTTCAACTCGttcattatgtgcgggttg AGGCACCAATCGGgggatccggcccccagcctgcGCAGGAATCCTCGGCGTCGGCCCCAAACAGGGCCCCCGCCTGGGTCCACCCCAGAAACCTCCGGACCTAGGGGTCCGGAGCTGGAGGCCACCACACCGCCACGACCCgaagccgccccccaggaggaggacGCTAGGCCCGCTGCGGCGGCCGAGGCACCAGCGGCCGCGCCGGGCGCCGAGGCCAAGCCCTCTCCAGCTGAGCCAGCAGCAGAGGGGGTCGCTGCTGCAGCAGAGGCTGCAGCGCCGGAGACAGCGGAGGTGGCGGAGACAGCGGCACCGGAGGCCGCTGAGGTTACCAGCGCCGCTGCCCCACCAGCGGAGgtggaggaaccggaggtggtgctgggaaggccCCTTCTCCCGAGCGCAGCAGAGATCCCCCTCCCCCGGCTCCTGGCCAAATGCCAGCAGGCTCAAgaggagctggaggctggcATTCGCcgagagtgggagaagctggatgCGGAGTACttccggctctccgactgggagcgcCGCCTGGGGGACCACATCAAGTCCGCCACCGCCCGGCACACTgaagagcgcgccaagctcgtgctGGAGTGCGAGCTCCTGCAAGAGCAGCTGCAGAAGGCTCGCGATCGGGAGGCAGCAGCGTTCcagcgggagaaggcggccaCGCGGCGGGAAGCGGTAGCCCTTGAGCAGCAAatcgcggcggaggagaagatgcTGGCGGCGACCGAGAAGGAGCAGGCCGCCCTGGAGCTGGCCAACTAG
- the LOC112878652 gene encoding protein GOS9-like — MAMIAVGPFGGAQGTSHDMTGTSKKLQSVTVYSSKDGAGGHINGISFSYENDQGSTTSVDTWGTAAGSKATFTIPAGAYLANLSGTFDNNVKSLTFVTSDGEPYGPYGDPAAGKGFEIPMHKGAIVGFFAHSGGVLNSLGAYVGAQP, encoded by the exons ATG GCGATGATTGCCGTCGGCCCGTTCGGTGGTGCTCAGGGTACATCGCACGACATGACCGGGACATCCAAGAAACTTCAGAGCGTTACTGTTTATAGCAGCAAGGACGGTGCCGGTGGACACATCAACGGCATCTCCTTCTCGTATGAAAATGACCAGGGGTCAACTACGTCGGTCGATACGTGGGGCACAGCTGCAGGCTCAAAAGCTACG TTTACCATTCCAGCAGGTGCGTATTTGGCCAACCTCTCCGGCACATTCGACAACAATGTCAAATCGCTGACTTTTGTCACTAGCGACGGGGAGCCATACGGGCCGTACGGTGATCCGGCAGCTGGGAAGGGTTTCGAGATACCAATGCATAAGGGCGCCATCGTCGGCTTCTTTGCTCATTCCGGCGGGGTGCTCAACTCTCTCGGGGCATACGTGGGTGCCCAGCCATAG